In one window of Fulvia fulva chromosome 5, complete sequence DNA:
- a CDS encoding Cytochrome P450 monooxygenase cypX, whose translation MALTSANLLGLLALLAVASAILKLARALRSPLNKVPGPWLAKFTNLPLKLAVITGSRIHYIQSLHERYGPYVRISPEEIAVNDPKGFKQIHGINSGFEKSGWYKALTVMPRPCLFDMSDAKDHAARRRLFARGFSKSNIRQNWEPAIKEKIALVVTQMLNEAARTHGSVDVMKRWTLMASGVSAHLMFGESFQVIERGETNEFIKTLTSALKGGGIGVEVPIVRTIGKMLPFQATKELFCTNETLDSYAVTAVRNMRASGVSKNIFANILAESEKGEALDDRTVESEAMGLFVAGTDTTAVSLTYLTWAILARPELRKKIEEEVSSLPLNFQEQDVERLPLLNAAIEETLRLYGAAPGALPRTVPPGGADMGGYYLPQGAIVSTHAYSMHRDPSLFPNPESFNPSRWLPDSKDNEHVSSAARAVFSPFGSGSRSCLGSHIAYSELRLGAAEFFRRCPGSSLASSTTEESMHMENFFLIAPQSHRCEVVLETQK comes from the exons ATGGCCCTCACTTCTGCGAACCTGCTCGGTCTGCTAGCTCTTTTGGCAGTAGCTAGCGCAATCCTG AAACTCGCTCGAGCTCTGAGGAGTCCTTTAAACAAAGTGCCTGGACCATGGCTTGCCAAGTTCACCAACCTGCCTTTGAAGCTCGCGGTCATCACCGGGTCTCGCATCCATTACATTCAGAGTTTACATGAACGATATGGACCCTACGTTCGAATCAGCCCAGAAGAAATCGCAGTAAACGATCCAAAGGGCTTCAAACAGATCCATGGTATCAACTCTGGCTTTGAGAAAAGTGGCTGGTACAAGGCATTGACTGTAATGCCTCGACCCTGCCTGTTCGATATGAGCGATGCCAAAGACCACGCCGCACGTCGACGTCTTTTCGCTCGTGGTTTCAGCAAGTCAAACATCCGCCAGAACTGGGAGCCAGCGATCAAGGAAAAGATTGCTTTGGTCGTGACGCAGATGCTCAACGAAGCGGCAAGAACTCACGGATCTGTAGACGTCATGAAGCGGTGGACATTGATGGCATCCGGTGTCAGTGCGCATCTCATGTTCGGCGAGTCGTTTCAAGTAATCGAGCGTGGTGAGACAAACGAGTTTATCAAGACATTGACTAGTGCACTCAAAGGCGGTGGCATCGGCGTTGAGGTACCTATCGTGCGTACGATTGGCAAGATGCTACCCTTTCAGGCCACGAAAGAGCTCTTCTGTACCAATGAGACCCTGGACAGCTATGCCGTGACTGCGGTGCGCAACATGCGGGCTTCAGGTGTGAGCAAGAACATCTTCGCAAATATTCTAGCAGAATCTGAGAAGGGAGAGGCACTAGATGACCGCACGGTCGAGAGTGAGGCGATGGGATTATTCGTTGCTGGCACGGACACTACCGCGGTCAGTTTGACATATTTGACCTGGGCCATCTTAGCAAGACCTGAGCTGCGCAAGAAGATTGAAGAGGAGGTGAGCAGTCTGCCTTTGAACTTCCAGGAGCAGGATGTCGAACGGTTGCCGCTGCTCAACGCTGCGATCGAAGAGACCTTGAGACTGTACGGGGCTGCGCCTGGAGCACTTCCAAGAACCGTACCGCCTGGGGGCGCCGACATGGGCGGATACTATCTGCCTCAAGGGGCTATCGTCTCTACACATGCATACAGCATGCACAGAGATCCATCTCTTTTTCCGAACCCAGAAAG CTTCAATCCATCTCGATGGCTCCCTGACAGCAAGGACAACGAACATGTCTCGAGTGCTGCGAGGGCAGTCTTCTCACCGTTTGGCTCTGGCTCGAGAAGCTGCCTTGGATCGCACATTGCATACTCAGAACTACGCCTCGGAGCGGCTGAGTTCTTCCGCAGATGCCCTGGCAGCAGCCTGGCTTCCTCGACGACCGAAGAAAGCATGCACATGGAAAACTTCTTTTTGATAGCCCCACAGTCGCACAGATGCGAAGTCGTACTTGAAACACAGAAGTAG
- a CDS encoding Response regulator mcs4 has translation MPRFSLRPVLRRWSSRHSDKASTTSSNSAGTAATSPQVSPSPPPSASERRVLRQQSSLAKLRQRLGTQPGISEELPEQLPATTCTITRQPKETSSTNDSFSDESPLSGQPRTASDPTLHADTKRLGHSHASNDTVSQLDLPKTSSYPAPSDSSTDTGRTLTNTDGTLLEKTNRTPSPHSPSPHSPPRSPPPGLELNLDRVPTNPVLVVSEATPEALQQQRTHRPSQSSESAAASSVGRPRSSEERDFAPVRDRSKAAKTNSRHSSLNHSTGDTIVRTLVDAPQRSHEGSSAGIPVTGGSTEGPPTAGLRNYFTSSVPDMTTLLHRKIWVKRPGQSATLVQIKQDDLVDDVRDMILQKYRNSLGKTFDSPDMTLRIVSRSEQGAHRQERTLGPDEDMCRTVDTHYPGGQTVDDALIIDVPQKRTRPTPSPGGHRPHSYYANDDFRPQENGTDYFPPMPAAIQPTLPHTAAPPGHHLPVMGIDHPRSISVLNTGQVPPLPSPGGRSRGHRSEREHRPKYGRQHTASPTGVAHANSQPMVNPTLPHRTMGRPRVDSSASEAQHMLANGVPPAPPLPTPPVSDLPVAMKRISQPSTPSGVVPPAMQHGSSRPKKTRKPTPDKVITKRTGTPQSDPYGTNPALPNVSSMLDASVPPINVLIVEDNIINLRILEGLMKRLKVRWQTAMNGQIAVDKWKGGGYHLVLMDIQMPIMNGLQATREIRRLERVNGIGVFSESTPGSPNGEDPNANGEDNGKNDRLDKSDGLFKSPVIIVALTASSLQSDRHEALAAGCNDFLTKPVNFVWLERKVKEWGCMQALIDFDGWRKWKDYAAKEEEGKSEEQKQKDRDQEEKQKKKMEKMALLQEKQRQRKEEEERRKRRESSSENTASQVNGAKEETNAALAKELPTAAAAS, from the coding sequence ATGCCTCGATTCAGCCTACGACCTGTTCTTCGTCGCTGGTCTTCGCGACATTCGGACAAAGCCTCCACCACCAGCAGCAACAGCGCCGGCACCGCTGCCACCTCCCCTCAGGTCTCGCCCAGCCCACCACCCTCTGCCTCCGAGCGACGAGTTCTGAGGCAACAGTCGTCGCTGGCGAAGCTGAGGCAGAGGCTCGGAACTCAGCCGGGTATATCCGAAGAGTTGCCAGAACAGCTACCTGCGACCACCTGCACCATCACGCGCCAGCCGAAAGAGACGAGCTCGACGAACGACTCCTTCTCCGACGAGAGCCCTCTTTCGGGCCAACCAAGGACGGCCTCTGACCCAACGTTGCACGCCGACACCAAGCGATTGGGACATTCACACGCCAGCAACGACACAGTCTCGCAGCTCGACTTGCCAAAGACCTCATCTTACCCTGCACCATCCGACTCTTCCACCGACACCGGCAGAACGCTGACCAACACTGACGGCACACTCCTGGAAAAGACGAACCGAACACCATCTCCTCACTCACCATCTCCTCACTCACCACCTCGCTCACCACCACCCGGGTTGGAGCTGAACCTCGACCGCGTGCCAACCAATCCCGTGCTGGTTGTGTCAGAAGCTACGCCAGAAGCCCTGCAACAACAACGTACACACCGACCAAGTCAGTCTTCGGAGTCGGCAGCCGCCTCGTCTGTTGGCAGACCGCGCAGCAGTGAAGAGAGGGACTTTGCACCGGTGAGAGACCGCTCAAAGGCTGCAAAGACAAACAGTCGTCACTCCAGTCTGAACCATAGTACCGGCGACACGATCGTGCGGACACTGGTGGACGCTCCACAGAGGTCCCACGAAGGCTCCAGCGCTGGCATACCAGTGACTGGTGGCAGTACTGAAGGGCCTCCGACAGCTGGACTCCGAAACTACTTCACTTCCAGCGTGCCCGATATGACTACCCTCCTGCACCGGAAGATATGGGTCAAGCGGCCAGGCCAGTCTGCCACACTGGTGCAGATCAAACAGGATGACTTGGTGGACGACGTCCGCGATATGATCTTGCAGAAGTATCGCAACTCATTAGGCAAGACGTTCGACTCTCCAGACATGACGTTGCGCATCGTTTCTCGATCAGAACAGGGAGCTCATCGACAGGAACGAACGCTTGGTCCTGATGAAGACATGTGCAGAACGGTAGACACACACTACCCCGGAGGGCAGACGGTAGACGATGCTCTGATTATTGATGTACCGCAAAAGAGGACCAGGCCTACACCCTCACCAGGCGGTCATCGCCCGCACAGCTATTATGCGAATGATGACTTTAGACCGCAAGAAAACGGAACTGATTATTTCCCACCTATGCCAGCAGCCATACAACCCACGTTACCTCACACCGCCGCACCTCCCGGTCACCACCTCCCGGTCATGGGCATTGACCACCCACGCTCCATCTCAGTGCTGAACACGGGACAGGTCCCACCACTGCCGTCTCCAGGAGGTCGAAGTCGCGGTCATCGATCGGAAAGAGAACATCGACCTAAGTATGGTCGGCAGCATACTGCATCACCCACTGGCGTTGCCCACGCGAATAGTCAGCCCATGGTAAACCCAACACTGCCTCATCGGACGATGGGCCGGCCACGTGTAGACTCCTCAGCGTCCGAAGCACAGCATATGCTCGCCAATGGTGTACCTCCAGCTCCACCACTGCCTACACCACCCGTTTCTGATCTACCAGTCGCCATGAAACGAATCTCACAACCCTCTACGCCGTCTGGAGTTGTTCCGCCGGCCATGCAACACGGGTCGTCACGTCCTAAAAAGACTCGGAAACCCACACCAGACAAGGTTATCACGAAGCGCACAGGCACGCCACAGTCGGATCCATATGGCACTAACCCTGCTCTACCAAACGTCTCCAGCATGCTGGATGCCAGCGTACCACCCATCAATGTTCTCATAGTAGAGGACAACATCATCAATCTCCGTATTCTGGAGGGACTGATGAAGAGGTTGAAAGTCAGGTGGCAGACGGCAATGAACGGACAAATCGCAGTGGACAAGTGGAAAGGAGGAGGATACCATTTGGTGCTGATGGACATTCAAATGCCGATCATGAACGGACTGCAGGCAACAAGAGAGATTCGAAGATTGGAGAGGGTCAATGGTATTGGTGTGTTCTCGGAGTCGACACCTGGTAGCCCGAATGGAGAAGACCCTAACGCGAACGGCGAGGACAATGGCAAGAACGACAGGCTGGACAAGTCGGATGGTTTGTTCAAGTCGCCTGTGATCATCGTGGCCCTTACCGCATCTTCACTTCAGTCGGATCGACACGAGGCGCTCGCAGCTGGCTGCAACGACTTCTTGACGAAACCCGTTAACTTCGTGTGGCTGGAGCGAAAAGTGAAGGAATGGGGATGTATGCAAGCACTTATCGACTTTGACGGCTGGAGGAAATGGAAGGACTACGCTGCGAAAGAGGAAGAGGGCAAGAGTGAAGAGCAGAAGCAAAAGGATCGTGATCAGGAGGAGAAGCAGAAAAAGAAGATGGAGAAGATGGCCCTGCTGCAGGAAAAGCAACGACAGAGGAAAGAAGAAGAAGAGCGGCGGAAGAGGCGGGAGAGTTCCTCGGAGAACACTGCCTCGCAAGTTAATGGCGCCAAGGAGGAGACGAATGCAGCGTTGGCAAAGGAGTTGCCTACCGCAGCGGCTGCTTCCTGA
- a CDS encoding Monacolin J acid methylbutanoyltransferase encodes MASIAKELEQRLAQAVKDGKIPHAIVYATNRDGTFQYHHATGFQHYGVKDDPIQEDAVLMLASQTKLLTSIAALQAVEQGVIGLDDDVSPTIPGLGHLGILKGFDKDDKPILEGREKKITLRRLLTHSSGAAYMLLSDTIKHQQQRGRDPQQQSMAPTILDRYDTTLHAEPGESWMYSPGLDWTGLLLQRLTGLDLEAWIQKYICLPLNLTGITFRPKTNPSLASKIPQLVKRTESGALVPDNATNINTLATDCFGGHGAYAKMGEYIKVLHSLLANDGVLLKPESVDEMFKPQLGEGSQVALTQFVRNYNGMLIGEFNNDIPVQHGLGGLIFQADDEGRRKKGTMSWGGLVNPFWLIDREAGVALTFGTQVMPPGDPYCKEVTGIVERAVYRMAGVV; translated from the exons ATGGCATCAATAGCAAAGGAGCTGGAGCAGAGGTTGGCGCAGGCTGTCAAGGATGGGAAGATCCCTCATGCGATTGTTTATGCTACGAATAGAGATG GTACATTCCAGTACCACCACGCCACAGGCTTCCAACACTACGGCGTTAAAGACGATCCCATTCAAGAAGATGCCGTCCTCATGCTCGCCTCTCAGACGAAACTCTTGACATCCATCGCGGCTCTCCAGGCAGTAGAACAAGGCGTTATCGGTCTCGACGATGATGTCTCGCCTACGATTCCAGGACTGGGACATCTCGGGATCCTGAAGGGTTTCGACAAGGACGACAAGCCTATCCTCGAAGGGCGGGAGAAGAAAATCACCCTTCGACGCCTGTTGACGCACTCTTCTGGTGCTGCGTATATGCTCTTGTCAGATACCATCAAGCACCAGCAGCAGCGTGGCCGAGACCCTCAGCAGCAATCCATGGCTCCAACGATCCTC GACCGCTACGACACGACCCTCCACGCCGAGCCCGGAGAGAGCTGGATGTACTCGCCCGGCCTCGACTGGACCGGCCTCCTCCTTCAGCGTCTCACCGGCCTAGACCTCGAAGCCTGGATCCAGAAATACATCTGCTTGCCCCTAAACCTTACTGGAATCACCTTCCGGCCTAAGACCAACCCTTCTCTCGCCAGCAAAATCCCCCAGCTCGTCAAACGCACCGAGTCTGGTGCTTTGGTTCCCGACAACGCCACTAATATCAACACTCTCGCTACAGACTGCTTCGGTGGCCATGGCGCATACGCGAAGATGGGGGAGTATATTAAAGTTCTCCACTCGCTCCTCGCCAACGACGGCGTCCTTCTGAAGCCTGAGAGTGTGGATGAGATGTTCAAACCACAACTTGGAGAGGGGAGTCAAGTGGCTTTGACGCAGTTTGTAAGGAATTACAATGGGATGCTAATTGGCGAGTTTAATAATGATATCCCGGTCCAGCATGGGCTTGGAGGGTTGATTTTTCAGGCTGATGATGAGGGGAGGAGGAAGAAGGGGACGATGAGCTGGGGTGGGCTGGTGAATCCTTTTTGGTTGATTGATAGGGAGGCTGGTGTGGCGTTGACGTTTGGGACGCAGGTTATGCCACCGGGAGATCCGTATTGTAAGGAGGTTACGGGGATCGTGGAGAGGGCGGTATATAGGATGGCGGGGGTTGTGTAG